A window of the Henckelia pumila isolate YLH828 chromosome 3, ASM3356847v2, whole genome shotgun sequence genome harbors these coding sequences:
- the LOC140893526 gene encoding potassium transporter 10-like: MASEVESCEGNETKGSMWDLDQKLDQPMDEEAGKLNNMYREKQFSAFLFLRLAFQSLGVVYGDLGTSPLYVFYNTFPHGIEDTEDIVGALSLIIYSLTLIPLLKYVFIVCRANDNGQGGTFALYSLLCRHAKVKIIPNQHRTDEELTTYSRSTFHEKSFPAKIKKWLEAHAFRRNTLLLIVLVGTCMVIGDGILTPAISVLSASGGIKVDHPKMSNDVVVLVAVFILVGLFSMQHYGTDRVGWLFAPIVLLWFLLIGGIGIFNIFTYDKSVLRAFSPVHMYRYFKRGGKEGWTSLGGIMLSITGTEALFADLSHFPVSTIQLAFTVVVFPCLLLAYSGQAAYLMLNKDHVADAFYRSIPDRIYWPVFIIATLAAVVASQATISATFSIIKQAHALGCFPRVKVVHTSKKFLGQIYIPDINWILMVLCIAVTAGFRNQSQIGNAYGTAVVIVMLVTTLLMTLIMLLVWHCHWALVLLFTFFSLVIECTYFSAVLFKINQGGWVPLVIAAAFLVIMYVWHYGTVKRYEFEMHSKVSMAWILGLGPSLGLVRVPGIGLVYTELASGVPHIFSHFITNLPAIHSVVVFVCVKYLPVYMVPAEERFLVKRIGPKNFHMFRCVARYGYKDLHKKDEEFEKKLFDNLFMFVRLESMMEGCSDSDEYSLYGQQTQQSREFLLHGNADTSTSTTNLTTSSANWIVPAAASSGSHGDTEVDELEFLSGCRDSGVVHIMGNTVVRARRESMIPKKIAIDYIYAFLRKICRENSVIFNVPHESLLNVGQVFYV; this comes from the exons ATGGCGTCTGAagtggaaagctgtgaaggcaATGAAACTAAGGGAAGTATGTGGGATTTGGATCAAAAGCTTGATCAGCCAATGGATGAGGAGGCTGGAAAACTCAATAATATGTACAGAGAAAAG CAATTTTCGGCATTCTTGTTTTTAAGGCTTGCGTTCCAGAGCCTGGGAGTGGTGTACGGAGACTTGGGTACATCGCCCTTATATGTGTTCTACAATACTTTTCCTCATGGAATTGAAGACACGGAGGATATTGTTGGTGCCCTTTCTTTGATTATATATTCCCTCACACTGATACCTCTTCTTAAATATGTATTCATCGTGTGTAGAGCAAATGATAATGGCCAAG GAGGAACTTTTGCTCTTTATTCATTACTTTGTCGACATGCTAAAGTGAAAATTATTCCGAATCAGCACCGTACTGATGAGGAACTGACAACTTATAGTCGTAGCACATTCCATGAGAAATCGTTTCCTGCTAAAATCAAGAAATGGCTGGAGGCACATGCTTTCAGAAGGAACACCCTTCTTTTGATAGTACTTGTTGGCACATGCATGGTGATTGGTGATGGAATTCTCACTCCTGCTATATCTG TGCTTTCAGCTTCTGGAGGGATCAAGGTGGACCACCCAAAGATGAGCAATG ATGTGGTTGTACTTGTTGCTGTATTCATATTAGTTGGTTTGTTCAGCATGCAACATTACGGCACAGATAGAGTTGGCTGGCTTTTTGCTCCAATTGTTCTTCTGTGGTTTCTCTTGATCGGAGGCATCGGCATCTTCAATATATTTACATATGATAAATCAGTTCTGAGAGCCTTTTCGCCTGTGCACATGTATCGCTACTTCAAGAGGGGAGGGAAAGAAGGTTGGACGTCCCTTGGAGGGATCATGCTCAGTATCACAG GGACTGAAGCACTTTTCGCTGATCTTTCCCATTTTCCAGTATCTACTATACAGCTTGCTTTTACTGTAGTTGTATTTCCTTGCCTTCTATTAGCTTACTCTGGCCAAGCAGCATACCTCATGTTAAATAAAGATCATGTGGCTGATGCGTTTTACCGTTCAATTCCAG ACAGAATATATTGGCCAGTGTTCATTATAGCGACATTAGCAGCTGTAGTTGCTAGTCAAGCCACGATATCTGCTACCTTTTCGATAATCAAGCAGGCCCATGCCCTTGGTTGTTTTCCAAGGGTCAAAGTTGTGCATACATCGAAGAAGTTTCTGGGGCAGATATACATTCCTGATATCAATTGGATCCTTATGGTTCTCTGTATTGCTGTAACAGCTGGATTTAGGAATCAAAGCCAAATTGGCAATGCCTATG GTACTGCAGTTGTGATCGTCATGCTTGTGACCACTCTTCTCATGACGCTAATTATGTTACTGGTTTGGCACTGCCATTGGGCCCTCGTCCTACTCTTCACTTTCTTTTCTCTCGTGATCGAGTGTACATATTTCTCTGCTGTGCTTTTCAAGATCAATCAAGGTGGTTGGGTCCCTCTAGTGATTGCAGCTGCCTTTCTCGTCATAATGTACGTTTGGCATTACGGGACAGTGAAACGCTATGAGTTCGAGATGCATAGCAAGGTCTCCATGGCTTGGATTTTAGGCCTCGGTCCCAGCCTTGGACTGGTCCGTGTTCCTGGGATCGGACTTGTGTACACCGAGCTTGCCAGTGGAGTCCCTCATATTTTCTCGCACTTCATCACGAACCTGCCGGCTATACATTCCGTGGTGGTATTTGTCTGTGTGAAGTACCTCCCAGTGTACATGGTTCCAGCAGAGGAGAGATTCCTCGTGAAACGTATCGGGCCGAAGAATTTCCACATGTTCCGTTGCGTGGCAAGATACGGTTACAAGGACCTACACAAGAAAGACGAGGAGTTCGAGAAGAAGCTGTTCGACAATCTCTTCATGTTTGTCCGGCTGGAGTCCATGATGGAGGGGTGTTCGGACTCGGATGAGTACAGTTTATACGGACAGCAAACGCAGCAGTCGAGGGAGTTCCTGCTGCATGGTAACGCGGACACGTCCACTTCGACCACGAATTTGACGACTTCTTCGGCCAACTGGATTGTGCCTGCTGCTGCAAGCTCCGGGTCGCATGGTGATACAGAGGTGGATGAATTGGAGTTTTTGAGTGGATGTAGAGATTCTGGGGTGGTACACATTATGGGGAACACAGTAGTAAGAGCAAGGAGGGAATCCATGATACCCAAAAAGATAGCTATTGATTACATATATGCATTTCTTAGGAAGATTTGCAGGGAAAATAGTGTGATTTTTAATGTACCTCACGAAAGCCTGTTAAATGTCGGACAGGTTTtttatgtataa